In the Deinococcus sp. YIM 134068 genome, one interval contains:
- a CDS encoding vWA domain-containing protein, whose amino-acid sequence MHRAAPLLVLALLAPGAHVAACTLPAGPLPTGTRAVFILDTSGSMRGIGDGRADIFEGVKAAVNRYVRVARPRRVELVTFDTGPRPARGYTLPGDAARWNRDLAALRADGQNTYLYRSVARALTPLTTRERYATTVFVLTDGIDNDPDPRVSAARALAAFRERGPLDTLHYVALGTEIPAAARAALGASGYGAGLTVPVGGVPDLTRLGGALLSVRDPARVPVPFPDGTPLTLDVGAAGERVRLADDRAVGGLARLSVEGQLPPGTPALLCAAPTGRRGTERRVLLRLNVGTPPRLAWLNPGADRTLAAGETVTLRLRVGEGAERAALEVPPGTGLVGDLVRLPGGREVAVRLTNAGLEPGRSVTPVLNLVGGRGVPLASITGDTGGRAVPVVVLNRTSPTPPPDPSSPNGSSLEGDPRFPPRLLAILGGLLVLGLLAALLLVARRRPRIRLRRAVPVPVSVPPAAPPPTVEGLQYREDRTLALVGRDGLVTAVPIPLGGPFDLGQVGRVPHLSGLRLEQDQGGLRVRRVPADLEVSQGARLLAEGDTVRPGTLLGVAVARPARSPWPPLGTLVGLGLPLRLRADGVTLHVVGPYGDHALTLHPGTTDLGVVLGAPVLNGLKVAPSGPHILLADVPASLTVRRAPDTTPLRPGTYLPTEAHLDLPEEG is encoded by the coding sequence ATGCACCGCGCCGCCCCCCTCCTCGTCCTCGCCCTGCTCGCCCCCGGTGCCCATGTCGCCGCCTGCACCCTTCCCGCCGGACCGCTGCCCACGGGGACGCGGGCCGTCTTCATCCTCGACACGAGCGGGAGCATGCGCGGCATCGGCGACGGGCGGGCGGATATCTTCGAGGGGGTGAAGGCCGCCGTGAACCGCTACGTGCGGGTGGCGCGGCCCCGGCGGGTGGAACTCGTGACCTTCGACACGGGGCCGCGTCCCGCGCGGGGATACACTCTACCGGGGGACGCCGCGCGCTGGAACCGTGACCTCGCCGCCCTGCGCGCCGACGGGCAGAACACGTACCTCTACCGCAGCGTGGCCCGCGCGCTGACGCCGCTGACGACCCGCGAGCGGTACGCCACGACCGTCTTCGTCCTCACCGACGGCATCGACAACGACCCCGACCCCCGTGTGAGCGCCGCCCGCGCGCTGGCCGCCTTCCGGGAGCGCGGCCCGCTGGACACGCTGCATTACGTCGCCCTGGGCACCGAGATTCCCGCCGCCGCCCGCGCCGCGCTGGGGGCGAGCGGCTACGGCGCGGGCCTCACTGTCCCCGTCGGGGGGGTGCCGGACCTGACGCGGCTGGGCGGGGCGCTCCTGAGCGTGCGCGACCCGGCGCGCGTGCCCGTGCCCTTCCCCGATGGCACGCCCCTCACGCTGGATGTGGGGGCGGCGGGGGAGCGGGTGCGCCTCGCGGACGACCGGGCGGTGGGCGGCCTCGCGCGCCTGAGCGTGGAGGGGCAACTTCCGCCCGGCACGCCCGCCCTGCTGTGCGCCGCGCCGACGGGGAGGAGAGGGACGGAGCGCCGCGTCCTCCTGCGCCTGAACGTGGGCACGCCACCCCGCCTCGCCTGGCTCAACCCCGGTGCCGACCGCACCCTCGCGGCGGGGGAGACGGTCACGCTGCGCCTCCGGGTGGGGGAGGGGGCGGAGAGGGCGGCTTTGGAGGTCCCGCCGGGCACCGGGCTGGTGGGCGACCTCGTGCGCCTTCCCGGTGGGCGGGAGGTCGCCGTGCGGCTCACGAACGCGGGGCTGGAGCCGGGGCGCTCGGTGACGCCGGTCCTGAACCTCGTGGGCGGGCGCGGTGTTCCTCTGGCCTCCATCACGGGGGATACGGGCGGGCGGGCCGTCCCGGTCGTCGTCCTCAACCGCACGTCGCCCACTCCCCCGCCCGACCCGTCGTCCCCGAATGGCTCCAGCCTGGAGGGGGACCCGCGTTTCCCGCCGCGCCTGCTCGCCATCCTGGGCGGTCTCCTCGTCCTCGGGCTGCTCGCCGCGCTCCTGCTCGTGGCCCGCCGCCGCCCGCGCATCCGGCTCCGCCGCGCCGTTCCCGTTCCCGTCTCCGTGCCGCCCGCCGCCCCTCCCCCGACCGTCGAGGGTCTCCAGTACCGCGAGGACCGCACCCTGGCGCTCGTGGGGCGTGACGGGCTGGTGACGGCGGTGCCCATCCCGCTCGGCGGCCCCTTCGATCTGGGGCAGGTGGGCCGGGTGCCGCACCTGAGCGGGCTGCGGCTGGAGCAGGATCAGGGCGGCCTGCGCGTGCGCCGCGTGCCCGCCGACCTGGAGGTGAGCCAGGGTGCCCGCCTGCTCGCCGAGGGGGACACCGTGCGGCCCGGCACGCTGCTCGGCGTCGCGGTGGCGCGGCCCGCCCGCTCGCCGTGGCCGCCGCTGGGCACCCTCGTCGGGCTGGGGCTGCCGCTGCGGCTGCGCGCCGACGGGGTGACGCTCCATGTGGTCGGCCCCTACGGCGATCACGCGCTGACCCTGCACCCTGGCACGACGGACCTCGGCGTGGTGCTGGGAGCACCCGTCCTGAACGGTCTCAAGGTCGCGCCGAGCGGCCCGCATATCCTCCTCGCGGACGTGCCCGCGTCCCTCACCGTTCGCCGCGCCCCGGACACCACGCCGTTGCGACCGGGGACGTACCTGCCGACGGAGGCGCATCTCGATCTTCCAGAGGAGGGGTGA
- a CDS encoding cyclase family protein, with translation MLDISRQLTPGHPTWPGDPPFRVEPGARMARGDSVNTGELRTSTHTGTHVDAPWHYDDTGLRLEEVGLDVYVGRCLVVTARGPLVGPEALEGLPESLPPRLLLHTGQPAHWETFPEDFAALAPALIHELYRRGVQLVGTDSPSVDPLTSKTLDAHAACRETGLLIVEGLNLSTVPDGEYDLLCLPLPLAGVDGAPARAVLFPAGTLPEPPPVGG, from the coding sequence ATGCTCGACATCTCCCGGCAACTCACCCCCGGCCACCCCACCTGGCCCGGCGACCCGCCCTTCCGCGTGGAGCCGGGGGCGCGCATGGCGCGGGGCGACAGCGTGAACACGGGCGAACTTCGCACGAGCACCCACACGGGCACCCACGTGGACGCCCCGTGGCACTACGACGACACCGGGCTGCGGCTGGAGGAGGTCGGCCTCGACGTGTACGTGGGCCGCTGCCTCGTCGTCACGGCGCGCGGCCCCCTCGTCGGCCCGGAGGCGCTGGAGGGCCTGCCGGAGAGCCTCCCGCCCCGGCTGCTGCTCCACACCGGCCAGCCCGCCCACTGGGAGACCTTCCCCGAGGACTTCGCCGCCCTCGCCCCCGCCCTCATCCACGAACTGTATCGGCGCGGCGTGCAACTCGTCGGCACCGACAGCCCCAGCGTGGACCCCCTGACGAGCAAGACGCTCGACGCCCACGCCGCCTGCCGCGAGACGGGCCTCCTCATCGTGGAGGGCCTGAACCTTTCCACCGTGCCAGACGGCGAATATGACCTGCTGTGTCTGCCCCTGCCCCTCGCCGGGGTGGACGGTGCCCCCGCCCGCGCGGTGCTGTTTCCCGCCGGAACGCTGCCCGAACCGCCGCCCGTGGGAGGGTGA
- a CDS encoding acyl-CoA thioesterase, giving the protein MKLQIPDADVLWDSLPDERRHEIEVTVAPGDLDDLHHVNNTVYLAWCEAVARAHALRLGMGTETLIALGAVPVARQHTIVYHRPALLGDRVRVRTALTVTGGVRSVRAYALDRLMKDGQEVRLAECETEWVWVDPASGRPKRTPAEVVRAFGF; this is encoded by the coding sequence TTGAAGCTCCAGATTCCCGACGCGGACGTGCTGTGGGACTCGCTGCCGGACGAGCGGCGGCACGAGATCGAGGTGACGGTCGCGCCGGGCGACCTCGACGACCTGCACCACGTCAACAACACGGTGTACCTCGCGTGGTGCGAGGCGGTGGCCCGCGCCCACGCCCTGCGCCTCGGCATGGGCACGGAGACGCTGATCGCGCTCGGGGCCGTGCCTGTCGCCCGGCAGCACACCATCGTCTACCACCGCCCCGCCCTCCTCGGCGACCGGGTGCGCGTCCGCACGGCCCTCACGGTGACGGGAGGGGTGCGGAGCGTGCGCGCCTACGCCCTCGACCGCCTCATGAAGGACGGTCAGGAGGTCCGCCTCGCCGAATGCGAGACCGAGTGGGTGTGGGTGGACCCGGCGAGCGGCAGGCCGAAGCGCACCCCGGCGGAGGTGGTGCGGGCGTTCGGGTTCTAG
- a CDS encoding 4a-hydroxytetrahydrobiopterin dehydratase, translating into MSYHPYDPRMAFDPERKLTDGDVHDLKPEGWWGDDGKLYRDFAFETYGAGVDFVVRVAALAEEQGHHPDLRLSYRRVRVLYFTHDAGGVTSLDIEGARAVNDLAAEMARP; encoded by the coding sequence ATGAGCTATCACCCCTACGATCCGCGCATGGCCTTCGACCCCGAGCGCAAGCTCACCGACGGCGACGTTCACGACCTCAAGCCGGAGGGCTGGTGGGGGGACGACGGCAAGCTCTACCGGGACTTCGCCTTCGAGACGTATGGGGCGGGGGTGGACTTCGTGGTGCGGGTGGCGGCGCTCGCGGAGGAGCAGGGCCACCACCCCGACCTCCGGCTGTCCTACCGCCGGGTGCGCGTCCTCTACTTCACCCACGACGCGGGCGGCGTGACCAGCCTCGACATTGAGGGTGCGCGGGCGGTCAACGACCTCGCGGCGGAGATGGCCCGGCCTTGA